The following is a genomic window from Myxocyprinus asiaticus isolate MX2 ecotype Aquarium Trade chromosome 38, UBuf_Myxa_2, whole genome shotgun sequence.
tgctggaaagtccaaaagcgtcccatgctcagctttcgtgcagaagaatgcaaattgtctgccagtattttctgataacatgctgcattcatcttgccatcaattttcacaagattccctgtgcctttagagctcacacacccctaaatcatcagtgagccaccaccatgcttcacagtggggatggtattgttttcactataggccttgttgacccctctccaaacatagcacttatggttgtgaccataaagctctattttggtctcgtcactccaaattacagtgtgccagaagctgtgaggtgtgtcaaggtgttgtcgggcatattgtaacagggctttttgtggcattggcacagtaaaggcttctttctggcaactcgaccatgcagctcatttttgttcaagtatcgtcgtattgtgctctttgaaacaaccacaccgtcttttaccagagcagcctgtatttctcatgaggttacctgtgggtttttctttgtatcccgaaatctttcttggtctacttgaccttggcttggtatcaagagatccctgaattttccacttcttaattagtgattgaacagtactgactggcattttcaaggctttggatatctttttatatccttttccatcttcataaatttccattacctagttacgcaggtcttttgacagttcttttctgctccccatggctcagtatctagcctgctcagtgcatccaagtgagagctaacgtcattgactatttatacacagacactaattataatttaaaaagccacaggtatgggaaattaacctttaattgccatttaaacctgtgtgtgtcaccttgtgtgtctgtaacaaggccaaacattcaagggtatgtaaacttttgatcagggccatttgggtgatttctgttaccattatgatttaaaaaggagccaaacaactatgtgataataaatggcttcatatgatcactatccttaaataaaagactttttattttaaagagtttttttgcatgatcagtcatattttcaaaatcaatgccaaaatttcacaatttctgccagggtatgcaaacttttgagcacaactgtaatatatatatatatgttgtattttttgtgcactggaagcttctgtcaccaagacaaattccttgcatgtgtaaatatacttggcaataaagctcattctgattctgataatactGTTATAAGAAGCTGCGCTCCAGTTCCCAACAATGCTTTGCGTTATGAAGTAATTATGCAAattagtgtgtactgcttagctttacttcttgccgattttagatacactgctgttattttatttgttataactttcagttatttgtctttttgtgattatttagaGCTTGTTTTATACTTGATATGATGTTCTGTGTTTTCACTGTCATTGTGAATTGTATGTTAAATGATTAAGTCCACGCGTGTTGCACGGATTACTCGGTGAATGCGCGATAGAACCATTGAACTGCGGagaatatcaaaataaaagtcatcaatgttttttaattttatgactTAAAATTAACTTTGTACTTTGCGTGTGTTCGCGGGGCCCCTCAGGCATGTCGGGGCCCTAGCCGGCCGCCTGTAggagctttgtatgaggaacagaccaaaatttaagtctgtTATTCACTGACCATAGAGTTCTGAGCTATTTTTAGCCATTATGGCATTTAGTCATATgtgaattttttatattttgttgtcctttttattttttttgcaggacTCAGAAAAATATGTTGAGCAGCTTCTCACATTGTTTAACCGCTTTAGTAAATTAGTTAAAGATGCATTCAAAGATGACCCACGTTTCCTAACAGCCAGGGACAAAGTAAGTCTCCCCCTATCATTTAAACCAAATTCTTCTTTTGGAAAGTTTTTatatgaaataaatacatttctgataCAACAGGGTGGCTTTCTACACTGTAAATTTATAtacttcatatttttatatttacacagGCATACAAAGCAGTGGTGAATGATGCTACCATTTTTAAACTAGAGCTCCCTTTAAAACAAAAAGGGTAAGATGCCTCTATAAGAACCTCTTATATACAGTAGGTGTATCTTCTAAATATGCCCACCttgttttggtcacattttgatCACTGTGCATGTCTTGGTTTGTACTATTTGTAATTTTTATGCAGGGTGGGTCTGAAAACACAGCCAGAGTCCAAGTGTCCGGAGCTGCTGGCCAATTACTGCGATATGCTTCTTAGAAAGACTCCATTAAGCAAGAAACTCACTTCAGAGGAGATAGAAGCTAAGTTGAAGGAAGTGGTACGTGAGTGGGTGGagcatatattaaatatttttatcttatttgGGAAAAATCCAGGGTTCAAAATCAGATgttgttttaattatttgtttttatgtaatgATTACAGCTTTTGGTTCTAAAGTATGTTCAGAACAAAGACGTCTTCATGAGGTACCACAAAGCGCACTTGACCCGTAGACTCATCCTTGACATTTCTGCAGACAGTGAGATTGAAGAGAACATGGTAGAGTGGCTCAGGGTAAGTTGTGcttaaaaacactcagaatagtACATGAAACCATCTCAGGATAGTAGATGTTAACATCTAGTTCGTAGATCTCTGTAACTTTGTCTGTCTGCAGGAGGTTGGAATGCCTGCTGATTATGTAAACAAGCTGGCCAGAATGTTCCAGGACATCAAAGTATCAGAGGATTTAAATCAGTCATTCaaagaaatgcacaaacacaaCAAACTTGCATTACCAGGTCAGAAATGCAAAGTCATAGGGTTTGTTTACacacaaaatttgttttcaaatcCGATCTTTAGGACGGACTATTCACACTGTAAttttgcaagtgatgaaatcTTTCTAGCAATAcaccactttctggtgtccatgtaaacatagtcaacaTATGGTATCTACATCAGTTGGGTTAGGAATGATGTAAGCATAAACAAGATACCACTTGACTACATGCTACTTGAAATCCGATCTGACTGTTCAAACTGAGAAGATTTAATACGATTTCGAGATTTCATgtgtttgaaaaaagaaaaaaaaccgaATTTGAGTTGGATACATCtcctatttttttgtatgtctaaATTTGTACGTTTGACTTATTTTATGTATGTCATGACACTACAGCTGACTCGGTCAACATTAAGATCCTGAATGCTGGAGCGTGGTCTCGGAGTTCAGAGAAAGTGTTTGTATCTCTACCAACCGAACTAGAGGATCTCATTCCAGAAGTTGAGGAGTTTTACAAAAAGAACCACAGTGGCAGAAAATTACATTGGCACCATCTGATGTCCAATGGCATAGTGAGTGGCAGCATCTATCCTTTGTATAACAGCATGCTCCATTtcctgtggggaaaaaaaaaggaGAACCAAAAACCGGCCTCTTCCATTGAGACTAATTTGTCCTCTGTGTGTTTTGTAATGTCATCATAAAAAGAACAATGAACTTGGTTGCATGCAAGCCCTACTACTGGGAATTTGTGGGAAATGAAATGGATTGCTGTAAACTTTCATTCAGTTTTTGATATAGCAGCATTCTTGCTACACTGATTTGGATTCTGTctctattttaacattttatttggtGTCTGTCATGCCATGGGAACAGGTCATGCTTGGTGTCACCCTTTGCATCACCTTTTTTATCTCTAGATCACATTCAAGAATGAAGTTGGACAATATGATTTAGAAGTCACAACGTTTCAGTTAGCTGTGCTGTTTGCCTGGAACCAAAGGCCCAGAGAGAGGATCACTTTTGAGAACCTGAAACTAGCCACAGAACTTCCAGATGCTGAGCTGCGCCGGACCCTCTGGGTATTGGAGTCTTTATCTGAATGAAATGACACCACTGCACCTTAAATAACTGTTACCTTTTTAGGAAGAACGTGCTCTGATCAAAGTCAGAATAAAGTGATCTAAAATGTAATATGACATTGACTAATGATTACTGTATACTACCTAATtcttttgttctgttttcatttatatGTAGTCCCTCGTAGCCTTTCCCAAGCTTAAACGTCAGGTGCTTTCATATGAACCTGTGGTGTCTTCTCCAAAAGATTTTGCTGAAGGCACTCTGTTTTACATCAACCAAGAGTTTTCTTTAATGTAAGTACACCTCATTGTTTGCATTAGATGAACAATGATAATtggttaaatgtgttttattgaattgaaagtatattttcttaacatttaggccacatccacactaatgttttcaattgaaaacacataaattttgctacatttatgcccCTTATCCACAGtggaatggcatttttttttcccaccaaaaagctctcttgcacaacattCATATATCTgtagtatgtaactttttctgtgttagaatacttatcccagcttaatatgcagagacaaatttAAGTAAGTCGTTTATATGTACATTTTCTCTAAAACTAGAAACACTGTGTTTCCATGGCTCTATGAAAattactctgtttgttttgagcaaccagcttagacccgccccaacaacattactcaaccaatggcatgagttgggggcaggacaaTCTCTTTGTTTGAACAACGGCAGATGGGGGGCATATTCAGAACCCTGTTTTAAtaacaacgtttatttttgcaattccatttagtggCACTAGTTGCGCAGAAATTATATACCACAGCTTTAAAACGATGACaaggaaaacagagttttcaactgaaaatgtgttaatgtgaacattgCCTTACTTTCTATCCATGGATAGTTGGCGCATAGCATGTCCAtgaacttttttttaatcaacatcaagattctAGGTTAAAATTTATTTGATTGTATAAGGGACAGTGTCTTTGGtcatgtaaattattattattatttatttatatttttttttttactgtttttaattacctttttgtcttgactatttcattttaaatggccctgcatgagaaattgtttttttttttaagtgcaaatTTTCCATGTAGTCTCTAATTTAATATTAGgcaataaaagctgcatgcatattaATTACGAAATactgtttaataaagttttagaTGAAGCATTTCAtactgcaggacatgtcaacttcccataACTGTCATGTCAATAACCCATATACATAAAAGAGAATCTATAAATTCATAAAATGTTGGATTACTATCTTATTCTTTCTGTTGCATGTTTTAACAGACCTCAGTCCAATTAAATTATTTCTTCTTCACAGAAAAAACTCAAAAGTCCAGAAAAGAGGGAAGATTAATTTGATTGGTCGATTACAACTCACCACAGAGAGAATGCGTGAAGAGGAGAATGAGGGCATAGTGCAACTTAGGATATTACGCACACAGGTATAAAGTTATTGAACCTACCACTGGCCACACAATCTTAGATTAATCATATTTTTACATACAGTGGACCCGAAAGGTATTTTGACATTTAAGctacactttttttaaatgtatgactgtctttccattatataacaaaatatcacatcaagtggcatttatttttaaagaaatataccaCAAACAAACTttaggttttaaattaaaaatagaacaatatatatttgatatataatatatacagctctggaaaaaattatcagtttctctggatttactgtttatagttatgtgttttaataaaatgaacatttttgttttattctataaagtactgacaacatttcttccaaattccaaataaaaatattgtcatttagaacatttatttgcagaaaatgacaactggtcaatttaacaaaaaagatgcagtgttttcagacctcgagtaatgcaaagaaaacaagttaatattcatttttaaacaacacaatactaatgttttaacttaggaagagttcataAATCAATTTTGGTGaaataaccctgatttccaatcacagttttcatgcatcttggcatgctctctaccagtctttcacattactgttgggtgactttatgccactcctggcacaaaaattcaagcagctcggctttgtttgatggcttgttgcCATCAGTCTTCCTCTTGATCAccttccagaggttttcaatggggttcaggtctggagattgggctggccatgacagggtcttgatccattGGTCCTCTattcacaccttgattgacctggctgtgtggcatggagcaatgtcctgctggaaaaaaacaatcctcagatttggggaatattgtcagagcagaaggaggttgtcttccaggataaccttgtacgtggcttgattgatgtgtccttcacaaagacgaatcttcCTGATTCCAgacttgctgaagcacccccagatcatcaccgattctccacctggtcgtctaatgtttagacggagacctggagaggccccagtgtctcgcacccactgtgaaatttggtggaggatcagtgatgatctgggggtgctatatatatatatgacaaagtattttgacacttctGGTTGTCAGACTTTGTGGAACATTGTTAATGTGCTATACctatggttactctgctaggacagtTGTGTGAACATAAGGGGAACTGACTTCCACTAAAAATGTGTGGTTAAAAGTATTTAAGCACCATTAGcaccatttatttgcagatgccacttattttgatattttatatctCATCCAGTGACATTGTATCatccagacatttttaagtgtgaccttTTGGGGCCATATACTAGTTTGTTTctgtaaacagctttacagacGATATGTATATACTATACTGAAGCTATTCAAAACAGATGTAGATTTAGACAGAAGTGGAAAGTGTGTAACTAATGTGTTTCTCAGATATATTGACACTGCATCAAACCTGATTTGAAACCTAGCTCCCCTTCCTCTCTGTGCAGGAAGCTATCATTCAGATTATGAAGATGAGGAAGAGGATCAGCAATGCCCAGCTGCAGACGGAGCTGGTGGAAATCCTGAAGAACATGTTTCTGCCCCAGAAGAAGATGATCAAAGAGCAGATAGAGTGGCTGATAGAACACAAGTACATCAAACGAGATGAGACGGACATTAACACGTTTATCTACATGGCGTAGCCGACCACGCCCAGTACACTCTGGGACGTTTTTTAGACACTAGCTCTCCTTTGGAGGATTTCTTGTCTGATTGCAGCTGATTGCCCAGCCTGGCCTGCTGGGTGACTGGCTAGATTTATCACAAGACTCATCATGCTGAGAATTGCTGACAAATCCCTGCCTTACTTCACAGGtctattaaatgaataaaaatgaacttTGGAAGAAATAGAGTAATGTGAGCGGAATTTTGTTTTGCTCATGTATCACTGGAATCATGGAAATCAGTGTTGAGTGTAtctgattaaaaagtaattagttactgtaatctaattactttttagttggGAAAAGgtaatgtaatacattacattttatttacaattcttgtaatcagatta
Proteins encoded in this region:
- the cul5b gene encoding cullin-5 isoform X2, which gives rise to MATSHLLKNKGSLQFEDKWDLMRPIVLKLLRQESVTKQQWFDLFSDVHAVCLWDDKGPAKIHQALKEDILDFIKQAQARVLSHQDDTALLKAYIVEWRKFFTQCDILPKPFCKLEITLLGNQGSNKKSNVEDSIVRKLMLDTWNESIFCNIKNRLQDSAMKLVHAERLGEAFDSQLVIGVRESYVNLCSNTDDKLQIYRENFEKAYLDSTERFYKTQAPSYLQQNGVQNYMKYADGKLREEEKRALRYLETRRECNSVQALMECCVNALVTSFKETILAECPGMIKRNETEKLHLMFSLMDKVPSGIEPMLKDLEDHIMNAGLADMVASAETITTDSEKYVEQLLTLFNRFSKLVKDAFKDDPRFLTARDKAYKAVVNDATIFKLELPLKQKGVGLKTQPESKCPELLANYCDMLLRKTPLSKKLTSEEIEAKLKEVLLVLKYVQNKDVFMRYHKAHLTRRLILDISADSEIEENMVEWLREVGMPADYVNKLARMFQDIKVSEDLNQSFKEMHKHNKLALPADSVNIKILNAGAWSRSSEKVFVSLPTELEDLIPEVEEFYKKNHSGRKLHWHHLMSNGIITFKNEVGQYDLEVTTFQLAVLFAWNQRPRERITFENLKLATELPDAELRRTLWSLVAFPKLKRQVLSYEPVVSSPKDFAEGTLFYINQEFSLIKNSKVQKRGKINLIGRLQLTTERMREEENEGIVQLRILRTQEAIIQIMKMRKRISNAQLQTELVEILKNMFLPQKKMIKEQIEWLIEHKYIKRDETDINTFIYMA
- the cul5b gene encoding cullin-5 isoform X1: MATSHLLKNKGSLQFEDKWDLMRPIVLKLLRQESVTKQQWFDLFSDVHAVCLWDDKGPAKIHQALKEDILDFIKQAQARVLSHQDDTALLKAYIVEWRKFFTQCDILPKPFCKLEITLLGNQGSNKKSNVEDSIVRKLMLDTWNESIFCNIKNRLQDSAMKLVHAERLGEAFDSQLVIGVRESYVNLCSNTDDKLQIYRENFEKAYLDSTERFYKTQAPSYLQQNGVQNYMKYADGKLREEEKRALRYLETRRECNSVQALMECCVNALVTSFKETILAECPGMIKRNETESEYGRSSGTKGSASSELHLMFSLMDKVPSGIEPMLKDLEDHIMNAGLADMVASAETITTDSEKYVEQLLTLFNRFSKLVKDAFKDDPRFLTARDKAYKAVVNDATIFKLELPLKQKGVGLKTQPESKCPELLANYCDMLLRKTPLSKKLTSEEIEAKLKEVLLVLKYVQNKDVFMRYHKAHLTRRLILDISADSEIEENMVEWLREVGMPADYVNKLARMFQDIKVSEDLNQSFKEMHKHNKLALPADSVNIKILNAGAWSRSSEKVFVSLPTELEDLIPEVEEFYKKNHSGRKLHWHHLMSNGIITFKNEVGQYDLEVTTFQLAVLFAWNQRPRERITFENLKLATELPDAELRRTLWSLVAFPKLKRQVLSYEPVVSSPKDFAEGTLFYINQEFSLIKNSKVQKRGKINLIGRLQLTTERMREEENEGIVQLRILRTQEAIIQIMKMRKRISNAQLQTELVEILKNMFLPQKKMIKEQIEWLIEHKYIKRDETDINTFIYMA